A DNA window from Niabella yanshanensis contains the following coding sequences:
- a CDS encoding YhcH/YjgK/YiaL family protein yields the protein MIIDSLKNAPKYSSVHPLFAKAFEYIATTDLATMQPGTYEIQGDELKAIVSDKEGKSREESLEKFECHRKHIDIQVCISGVEEIGWKPIEKCDTDKGGYNDEKDVQFWDEKPDMYFNLTDNQFVILFPEDVHAPMIGVGEGNIKKMVIKVKIS from the coding sequence ATGATCATTGATTCATTAAAGAACGCACCAAAATATAGCAGTGTTCATCCATTGTTTGCTAAGGCATTTGAGTATATTGCCACCACTGATTTGGCAACTATGCAACCAGGCACGTACGAAATTCAGGGTGATGAGCTAAAAGCCATCGTATCTGACAAAGAAGGCAAAAGCCGCGAAGAGTCTTTGGAAAAGTTTGAATGCCACCGCAAGCATATCGATATCCAGGTATGCATCAGCGGGGTGGAAGAAATAGGTTGGAAGCCTATTGAAAAGTGCGACACGGATAAGGGTGGGTATAACGACGAGAAAGATGTACAGTTCTGGGATGAAAAACCAGATATGTACTTTAACTTAACCGACAACCAGTTTGTGATATTATTTCCCGAAGATGTACATGCTCCAATGATTGGTGTAGGCGAGGGTAATATCAAGAAAATGGTGATAAAAGTAAAAATTAGTTGA
- a CDS encoding MFS transporter: MQQANGNGKMTNYRWTMVILLFVATTINYLDRQVLSLTWDEFIKPEFHWNEDHYGTITSIFSIVYAISMLFAGRFVDWLGTKKGFLWAIGVWSVGACLHALCGVITEQYVGLRSAAELVQATGDTAVVISTVSMYAFIVARIVLAVGEAGNFPAAIKVTAEYFPKKDRAYATSIFNAGASVGALLAPLTIPPLAAVFGWEMSFIIIGALGFIWMGFWVFMYKKPEEHPKVSKEELAYILSDRENEVQPERVAATVETEKISFLKCFNYKQTWAFAFGKFMTDGVWWFFLFWTPSYLSTQFGIKTSEGLGVALIFTLYAITMLSIYGGKLPSIIIKKTGQNPYVARMKAMLMFAFVPLLVLLAQPLGTISPWLPVIMIGLGGAAHQSWSANIFSTVGDMFPKKAIATITGIGGMAGGLGSMFLQKTAGKLFVYAGENNLEFLGFEGKPAGYFIIFCFCAVAYLIGWIVMKSLVPKYAPITDL, encoded by the coding sequence ATGCAGCAAGCCAATGGAAATGGAAAAATGACCAATTACCGATGGACGATGGTCATACTCCTTTTTGTAGCCACTACCATCAATTATCTCGACAGGCAGGTATTATCTCTCACATGGGACGAATTCATCAAACCGGAGTTTCACTGGAACGAGGACCACTATGGAACCATTACCTCGATCTTTTCTATCGTATATGCGATATCGATGCTTTTTGCCGGAAGGTTTGTTGACTGGTTAGGCACTAAGAAAGGCTTTTTGTGGGCGATTGGTGTTTGGTCGGTAGGTGCTTGTTTACATGCACTGTGCGGAGTTATTACTGAGCAGTATGTGGGTCTTCGTTCTGCAGCTGAATTAGTGCAGGCTACAGGCGATACCGCTGTAGTCATCTCTACCGTGAGTATGTATGCTTTTATAGTGGCCCGTATTGTGCTCGCAGTAGGTGAAGCAGGTAACTTTCCTGCTGCCATTAAAGTTACAGCCGAATACTTCCCTAAAAAGGATCGCGCTTATGCTACAAGTATTTTTAACGCAGGTGCATCAGTAGGTGCATTGCTGGCGCCCTTAACAATTCCACCTTTAGCAGCCGTATTCGGATGGGAAATGTCGTTTATTATTATTGGCGCGTTAGGCTTCATATGGATGGGCTTCTGGGTTTTCATGTATAAAAAGCCTGAAGAGCACCCAAAGGTAAGTAAAGAGGAGCTGGCTTATATACTTTCTGATAGAGAGAATGAAGTGCAACCGGAGCGCGTAGCTGCTACAGTTGAAACAGAAAAGATCTCGTTTCTTAAATGCTTCAATTACAAGCAAACCTGGGCTTTTGCTTTTGGTAAGTTTATGACAGATGGGGTATGGTGGTTCTTCCTGTTTTGGACGCCGTCTTATTTGAGCACACAGTTCGGTATTAAAACTTCCGAAGGGTTAGGAGTAGCGCTCATTTTTACCTTGTATGCTATAACAATGTTGTCTATTTACGGAGGGAAATTGCCTTCTATTATCATTAAAAAAACCGGGCAGAATCCTTACGTAGCACGCATGAAAGCTATGCTGATGTTTGCTTTTGTGCCTTTATTGGTATTATTGGCTCAGCCTTTGGGAACTATATCACCCTGGCTTCCTGTTATTATGATTGGCTTAGGCGGAGCTGCGCACCAGTCGTGGTCTGCCAATATATTTTCAACCGTTGGAGATATGTTTCCTAAAAAGGCGATTGCGACTATTACGGGTATAGGTGGAATGGCCGGCGGATTGGGTTCTATGTTTCTTCAAAAAACAGCCGGTAAACTTTTTGTTTATGCGGGTGAGAATAATCTGGAGTTTTTAGGATTTGAAGGTAAACCGGCAGGCTACTTCATTATATTTTGTTTCTGCGCTGTAGCTTATT
- a CDS encoding sugar kinase, producing the protein MSKKVVTLGEIMLRLSTPGFQRFVQSDSFDVTYGGGEANVAVALSNYGLNGVFVSKVPDNAIGQSAINHLRRYGVDTQHVALGGERLGIYFLETGASMRASQVIYDRAGASIADVDASEFNWDAIFEGADWFHTTGITPALSDKAAALTEAALKAAKERGITTSIDLNYRKKLWSKEKAQSVMTELCKYVDVCIGNEEDAETTLGFKAAHSDITKGELNLDGYKDVIRQMKEKFGFKYIASSLRESYSASDNGWSALVSDGNEFYHTRKYDVRIVDRVGSGDSFASGLIYGLVTGMSMADAAEFGVAASALKHTIPGDLNHATLSDVKTLMKGDASGRVQR; encoded by the coding sequence ATGTCAAAAAAAGTTGTTACACTCGGAGAAATAATGTTGCGCCTTTCAACACCAGGCTTTCAACGTTTTGTTCAGTCAGATTCATTTGATGTTACCTATGGTGGGGGAGAAGCCAACGTAGCGGTAGCTTTATCCAACTATGGTTTAAATGGTGTTTTCGTATCGAAAGTGCCTGATAATGCGATAGGACAATCTGCTATTAATCATTTACGTCGTTATGGTGTTGATACACAACATGTGGCATTGGGTGGCGAAAGACTGGGTATCTACTTTTTGGAAACGGGTGCTTCTATGCGTGCTTCGCAGGTAATCTACGACCGTGCAGGTGCTTCAATCGCCGATGTTGATGCCAGCGAGTTTAACTGGGATGCAATTTTCGAAGGTGCAGACTGGTTCCATACAACAGGTATCACACCTGCATTAAGTGATAAAGCTGCTGCACTTACTGAAGCTGCTTTAAAAGCGGCTAAAGAAAGAGGCATTACCACTTCTATCGACTTAAACTACCGTAAAAAATTGTGGAGCAAAGAAAAGGCGCAATCCGTAATGACTGAGCTGTGCAAATACGTAGACGTGTGCATCGGTAACGAAGAAGATGCTGAAACAACTTTGGGTTTTAAAGCAGCACATAGCGATATCACCAAAGGTGAGTTGAACCTGGATGGATATAAAGATGTGATCCGCCAGATGAAAGAAAAATTCGGTTTTAAATATATTGCCTCCTCTTTACGCGAAAGCTATAGCGCAAGCGATAATGGCTGGAGCGCATTGGTAAGCGATGGCAACGAGTTCTATCATACCCGTAAGTATGACGTGCGTATTGTTGACCGTGTAGGTAGTGGTGATAGCTTTGCCAGCGGCCTTATCTATGGTCTGGTTACCGGCATGAGCATGGCTGATGCTGCGGAGTTTGGCGTAGCTGCTTCTGCACTAAAACACACCATTCCGGGCGACTTAAACCACGCTACATTAAGCGATGTAAAAACGCTGATGAAAGGCGACGCCAGCGGAAGAGTGCAACGTTAA
- a CDS encoding bifunctional 4-hydroxy-2-oxoglutarate aldolase/2-dehydro-3-deoxy-phosphogluconate aldolase yields the protein MATTQQAIDAIVEQGMLPLYFNADETVSVEILRAVYKAGVKAIEYTSRGATALNNFTKMVEVRNAEMPGLLLGIGTVKNLTQVKEYLAVGADFLVSPGYVAEVAEYAVANDVLYAPGCMTPTEIIAAETAGVRFIKLFPGDTLGAKYLSAIKPVFPNLIFMPTGGVDTTKENIESWFKAGVSAVGMGSKLISKELMANKDYAAIESATKEVFATIQSIKK from the coding sequence ATGGCTACAACACAACAGGCAATTGACGCAATAGTAGAGCAGGGTATGCTGCCCCTGTATTTTAATGCAGATGAAACCGTAAGCGTAGAAATTTTACGTGCGGTATATAAAGCGGGCGTAAAAGCAATTGAATATACCAGCCGCGGAGCAACTGCTTTAAATAACTTTACCAAAATGGTAGAAGTGCGTAATGCAGAAATGCCCGGCCTTTTACTGGGTATTGGAACAGTTAAAAATCTGACACAGGTAAAAGAATACCTGGCGGTTGGTGCAGACTTTTTAGTTAGTCCCGGCTATGTAGCAGAGGTTGCCGAGTATGCGGTTGCCAACGATGTATTATATGCTCCGGGTTGTATGACACCGACTGAGATCATTGCAGCTGAAACTGCAGGTGTTAGATTTATCAAGTTGTTCCCGGGCGATACATTAGGCGCTAAATACTTATCAGCTATCAAGCCTGTATTTCCTAATCTGATCTTTATGCCAACAGGAGGTGTAGATACAACCAAAGAAAATATTGAAAGCTGGTTTAAGGCGGGTGTAAGCGCTGTAGGTATGGGAAGTAAGCTGATCAGTAAAGAGCTGATGGCGAACAAAGATTATGCTGCCATTGAAAGCGCTACCAAAGAAGTTTTTGCCACTATTCAATCAATTAAAAAATAA